From Desulfatitalea tepidiphila, one genomic window encodes:
- a CDS encoding S1C family serine protease, whose protein sequence is MSIDRSKLFMTIFWGIVLVLWYGTVVAAPAGNRIETLRRSVVRIYTVSQTPDYLIPWAPGGSGEGWGTGFIISQRRIITNAHVVSNARFISLEKEGDARRYEAHVKFIAHDCDLAMLEVADGRFFDGTTALKLGAVPALDSTVTVLGYPIGGDRLSVTRGVVSRIDYRGYAHSGVDAHLVVQIDAAINPGNSGGPVVQDNLAVGVAFQGFSGMVAQNVGYMIPTPVIDRFLKDVADGRYDLYVDVGFQYFPLINATHRRALGLGPGDYGVMVGEVMRAGAAYGQLFPGDVLLAIDDRPITSDGRVEMDNSRVMFNEVVERKFKGDTVDLKVLRNGKETVETISLTTPWPYLIQANQYDVRPRFVIFGGLVFQPLSSSFYSALETKPIPLRYYYTQFLEEELYLEHPEVIVISKVLPDPTTSYFDGFVYAIVDQVNDVKIRTLKELAAIFSQPSEFYVIRLKGDPQPLVLEAKAVIAARERIQRQYGITAAAYLEDGIVPPGWE, encoded by the coding sequence ATGTCGATTGACCGATCGAAGCTATTCATGACCATCTTCTGGGGGATCGTCCTGGTGCTCTGGTATGGCACCGTTGTTGCGGCGCCGGCAGGCAACCGGATCGAAACCCTTCGCCGTAGCGTGGTGCGCATTTACACCGTGTCCCAGACCCCCGACTACCTGATTCCCTGGGCCCCAGGCGGGTCGGGAGAGGGGTGGGGGACCGGCTTTATCATTTCTCAGCGGCGCATCATCACCAATGCCCATGTGGTCAGCAATGCCCGTTTCATCAGCCTGGAGAAGGAGGGCGATGCCCGGCGCTACGAGGCCCACGTCAAGTTCATCGCCCACGATTGCGATCTGGCCATGCTGGAGGTGGCCGATGGCCGTTTCTTCGACGGGACCACCGCGTTGAAGCTCGGCGCGGTGCCGGCCCTGGATTCCACGGTCACGGTGTTGGGCTACCCCATCGGCGGCGATCGCCTCTCGGTGACCCGGGGCGTCGTATCGCGCATCGACTATCGTGGATATGCCCACTCCGGGGTGGATGCCCACCTGGTGGTGCAGATCGATGCGGCCATCAATCCGGGTAACAGCGGTGGGCCGGTGGTTCAGGACAACCTCGCGGTCGGCGTGGCCTTTCAGGGGTTCAGCGGCATGGTGGCCCAGAACGTGGGCTACATGATCCCCACACCGGTGATCGATCGTTTTTTGAAGGATGTGGCCGACGGCCGCTACGATCTTTATGTGGATGTGGGATTCCAATATTTTCCCCTGATCAATGCCACCCACCGACGCGCCCTGGGGCTGGGGCCCGGGGATTACGGTGTCATGGTGGGGGAGGTGATGCGCGCCGGTGCGGCCTACGGACAATTGTTCCCTGGTGATGTACTTCTGGCTATCGACGATCGGCCCATCACCAGCGACGGCCGGGTGGAGATGGACAACAGCCGTGTGATGTTCAACGAGGTGGTGGAACGCAAATTCAAGGGCGACACCGTCGATCTGAAAGTACTGCGCAATGGCAAGGAGACGGTCGAGACCATCTCGCTCACCACCCCTTGGCCCTATTTGATTCAGGCCAATCAATACGACGTGCGACCGCGATTTGTCATTTTCGGCGGCCTCGTTTTTCAGCCGCTTTCCAGCTCGTTCTATTCGGCCCTGGAAACCAAGCCGATCCCGCTCCGTTACTACTACACACAGTTTCTGGAAGAGGAGCTCTACCTCGAACATCCCGAAGTGATCGTCATTAGCAAGGTTCTGCCCGATCCGACGACCAGCTATTTCGACGGATTTGTCTATGCCATCGTCGATCAGGTCAACGATGTCAAGATCAGAACCCTGAAGGAACTGGCCGCTATCTTCTCCCAACCATCGGAATTTTACGTGATTCGCCTGAAGGGCGATCCCCAACCCCTGGTTCTCGAGGCCAAGGCGGTCATCGCGGCCCGCGAACGCATCCAACGTCAATACGGCATCACCGCGGCGGCCTATCTGGAAGACGGGATCGTCCCGCCGGGGTGGGAATAA
- the gshB gene encoding glutathione synthase — protein sequence MIIAFLMDKLETIDPSFETTSHLMYECNQRGHKVFFLEPHDVYIRGNEVVARMRDITVPPDMPLKAYWQALIACLQKEELIFESITDLDVLFLRKDPPLNYQTLEFLQPVNRKVFMINNTIGQIMGNSKLYTLNFPDIIPDTHVSRDPKRLIKLIENFGGAMVVKPLQRFGGEGVIKVSTRDRENLISLINYYTQASRQYAEREPIMVQEYLEAGQRDGDVRILLLNGDILGAMRRVPQAGEFRSNVKAGGKVMRHDITPQDVQICERIKPRLIADGLYFVGIDVIGDKLIEVNCVSPGGIPRINALNGVQIEAQVIDFVEQKALEHKRQNDARAVHA from the coding sequence ATGATCATTGCCTTTCTGATGGACAAACTCGAAACGATCGATCCGAGTTTCGAAACCACAAGCCACCTCATGTATGAATGCAACCAGCGCGGACACAAGGTTTTTTTTCTGGAACCGCACGATGTCTATATCCGCGGCAACGAGGTCGTCGCACGCATGCGCGACATCACCGTGCCGCCGGACATGCCGCTAAAGGCATATTGGCAGGCGTTGATTGCCTGTCTCCAGAAGGAAGAACTGATTTTCGAATCCATTACCGATCTGGACGTCCTTTTCCTGCGTAAAGACCCGCCGCTCAACTACCAGACGCTGGAATTCCTTCAGCCGGTCAACCGCAAGGTCTTCATGATCAACAACACCATCGGCCAGATCATGGGCAACAGCAAGCTCTACACCTTGAACTTTCCGGATATCATTCCCGATACCCATGTGTCGCGCGATCCCAAGCGGCTGATCAAGCTCATCGAGAATTTCGGGGGCGCCATGGTGGTCAAGCCGTTGCAGCGTTTCGGCGGCGAGGGCGTCATCAAGGTCAGCACCCGGGACCGCGAAAACCTGATCTCGCTGATCAACTACTACACCCAAGCCAGCCGGCAATACGCCGAGCGGGAACCGATCATGGTGCAGGAGTACCTGGAGGCGGGCCAGCGTGACGGGGATGTGCGTATCCTGCTGCTCAATGGCGACATATTAGGAGCCATGCGGCGGGTTCCCCAGGCGGGCGAATTCCGCTCCAATGTCAAGGCCGGCGGCAAGGTAATGCGCCACGATATCACCCCCCAGGACGTTCAAATCTGCGAACGCATCAAACCGCGCCTGATCGCCGATGGTCTGTACTTTGTCGGTATCGATGTCATCGGGGACAAGCTGATCGAGGTCAATTGCGTGTCACCGGGCGGCATCCCACGCATCAATGCCTTGAACGGTGTGCAGATAGAGGCCCAGGTCATCGATTTCGTCGAACAGAAGGCCTTGGAACACAAGCGCCAGAACGATGCGAGAGCTGTCCATGCCTGA
- a CDS encoding ABC transporter substrate-binding protein, with product MPDRRQPGAAPARWAVICFLLILVISNASCRDTPHMEGCLRIGLPEEPLTMNIFLATDGNTRNVLRQIYQPLYEHHPETLEIVPWLAAALPTYDREKKSYTLTLRAARWSDGRELTSNDVAFTARLIQDFKLPVLSSRWQEVERIDTPDPATVIFYLKKPIATFLTHTLQVPIVPAHQWGPIVESALRTEKPLAALLNHEIEAPIGSGPFILRKWTRGDFLHFERNNHFFASGQTIGGRRLGPHVNGLLFKIYGTTDVAMLALRRGEIDMFWQGIQPGYIDILRREPHIRVYTSPKSALYYMGMNLRRPPFDDVHLRRAVAILIDKDFIVERLLQGRGAKMFSIVPPGNEKWCNTSLPLYADGQSREERIRTAHAMLSRAGYSWDRPPVDAGGDVVPGEGFRSPDGNLVAPFTILTPPADYDPARAISGTIIQEWLREVGMPASARPMEFSALIDQIKNRHDFEAFILGYGRLSLDPSYLGAFFDTKNDKPRGWNMSGYHSETFDQLAARADKELDPVARREIILEMQRIIIEDVPYLPLYVPDLIEAVRTDRFDGWVSMLDGIGNRWSFNEIRPVE from the coding sequence ATGCCTGATCGCCGCCAACCCGGTGCCGCGCCAGCACGCTGGGCCGTCATCTGCTTTCTGTTGATCCTCGTCATCTCGAACGCATCCTGCCGGGATACCCCCCACATGGAAGGATGTCTGCGCATCGGCCTGCCCGAAGAACCCCTGACCATGAATATCTTTCTGGCCACCGATGGCAACACGCGCAATGTCCTGCGTCAGATCTACCAGCCGCTTTACGAGCACCACCCGGAGACCTTGGAGATCGTTCCCTGGCTGGCCGCGGCCCTGCCGACCTATGATCGCGAAAAAAAGAGCTACACCCTAACATTGAGGGCGGCCCGCTGGTCCGACGGCCGCGAGCTGACCTCGAACGATGTCGCATTCACGGCCCGACTCATCCAGGACTTCAAGCTGCCCGTTCTTTCCTCACGGTGGCAAGAGGTTGAACGCATCGACACCCCGGACCCCGCCACGGTGATCTTTTATCTGAAAAAGCCCATCGCCACCTTCCTCACCCACACCCTTCAGGTGCCGATCGTCCCGGCACACCAATGGGGCCCCATCGTTGAATCGGCCCTTCGTACCGAAAAACCGCTGGCCGCTTTGCTCAATCATGAAATCGAGGCACCCATCGGGTCAGGCCCCTTCATCCTGAGAAAATGGACGCGCGGGGATTTCCTCCATTTCGAAAGAAACAACCATTTTTTTGCCTCGGGCCAGACGATCGGCGGCCGCAGGCTGGGTCCCCATGTCAACGGGTTGCTGTTCAAGATATATGGCACCACCGATGTGGCCATGCTCGCCCTGCGGCGGGGCGAGATCGATATGTTCTGGCAGGGCATTCAACCGGGCTATATCGATATCCTCAGACGCGAACCCCATATCCGGGTCTATACGAGTCCCAAAAGTGCGCTCTATTATATGGGGATGAACCTCCGCCGACCGCCGTTCGACGATGTCCATCTGCGACGGGCCGTCGCGATCCTGATCGACAAGGATTTCATCGTCGAACGTCTGCTCCAGGGGCGCGGCGCCAAGATGTTCTCCATCGTGCCCCCGGGCAACGAAAAATGGTGCAACACCAGCTTGCCGCTCTATGCCGATGGCCAGAGTCGGGAAGAGCGTATCCGGACCGCCCATGCGATGCTTTCCCGGGCCGGATACAGCTGGGACCGCCCGCCGGTGGATGCCGGAGGCGATGTCGTCCCCGGTGAGGGGTTCCGGTCGCCCGATGGCAATCTCGTGGCCCCTTTCACCATCCTCACACCGCCGGCCGACTATGATCCGGCCCGGGCCATCAGCGGCACCATCATCCAGGAGTGGCTGCGGGAAGTGGGCATGCCCGCTTCCGCGCGCCCCATGGAGTTCAGCGCCCTGATCGACCAGATCAAAAATCGCCACGACTTCGAGGCCTTTATCCTGGGATACGGCCGGCTCTCGCTGGACCCTTCTTACCTGGGCGCCTTTTTCGACACCAAAAACGACAAGCCCCGGGGATGGAACATGAGCGGCTACCACAGCGAGACGTTCGACCAGTTGGCTGCGCGGGCGGACAAAGAGTTGGATCCCGTCGCACGGCGTGAGATTATCCTGGAAATGCAACGCATCATTATCGAAGATGTGCCCTATCTGCCGCTCTATGTGCCCGACCTGATCGAGGCGGTACGCACGGATCGGTTCGATGGCTGGGTCTCCATGCTGGACGGGATCGGCAACCGTTGGTCGTTCAATGAAATCAGGCCAGTAGAATAA
- a CDS encoding ABC transporter permease: MTLNRYIFRRLIEIGISFFIILTGLFLLFHLAPGDPVARMVDPGMTAEDEMRLIAQLGLDQPLGHRYLKFVVNLFRGNLGISFHYGQPVSRIIADRLPNTILLFTTAVILSAIAGVWLGKIIAWRKGRSVDTAVTIGALVCHTLFLPWIALLLIWLLGYQLGWFPITGMISAEVWIDPQATLLTKLMDVLHHMVLPLLTLFLIHFGSYLLIMRSSMLDTLAEDYIYTARAKGLPERMIRDHHAAPNAALPVVTSVGLSLAFSINGGALTEKVFSWPGIGRELVFAVSNNDYPLALGCFLLIAVVVLLANLVVDVLYAFLDPRIRY, translated from the coding sequence ATGACCTTGAATCGCTACATTTTCAGACGGCTGATCGAGATCGGCATCAGCTTCTTCATCATCTTGACCGGTCTGTTCCTGCTCTTCCATCTGGCCCCCGGCGACCCGGTGGCGCGCATGGTGGACCCGGGCATGACGGCCGAGGATGAAATGCGGCTCATCGCCCAGCTCGGCCTCGATCAACCCCTTGGGCACCGCTATTTGAAATTCGTAGTCAATCTGTTCCGAGGCAATCTAGGCATCTCGTTCCACTACGGCCAACCGGTGTCCCGAATCATCGCCGACCGGCTGCCCAACACCATCCTGTTGTTCACGACCGCGGTTATCCTGTCGGCCATCGCGGGTGTGTGGCTGGGCAAAATCATCGCCTGGCGCAAGGGACGATCGGTGGATACGGCCGTGACCATCGGCGCACTGGTGTGCCACACGCTATTTTTGCCCTGGATCGCCCTGCTGCTGATCTGGCTGCTGGGGTACCAGCTGGGATGGTTTCCCATCACCGGCATGATATCGGCTGAAGTGTGGATCGATCCCCAAGCGACTCTCTTGACCAAACTTATGGATGTGCTGCATCATATGGTGCTGCCCCTGCTGACCCTTTTTCTGATCCATTTCGGCAGCTACCTGTTGATCATGCGCAGCAGCATGCTCGACACCCTGGCCGAGGATTACATTTACACGGCCCGGGCCAAGGGACTGCCCGAACGGATGATCCGCGACCACCACGCGGCCCCCAATGCCGCTTTGCCCGTGGTCACCAGCGTCGGTCTCAGCCTGGCGTTCTCCATCAACGGCGGCGCCCTGACCGAAAAGGTCTTTTCATGGCCGGGCATCGGCCGCGAACTGGTCTTCGCCGTGAGCAACAACGACTACCCCTTGGCCCTGGGATGTTTTCTGCTCATCGCCGTCGTGGTGCTGCTGGCCAATCTGGTCGTTGACGTGCTGTATGCCTTCCTGGATCCGAGGATACGCTACTGA
- a CDS encoding ABC transporter permease: MAKNATISNNNANPMDGAGLPEAYWQSAFMNNWSMLSHHLIGRIGIALLALFALMAVGSFVPPLIDPIYNPMSGVDPDIAYASPPSWRHWLGTDFIGRDIFSQLLAGARIAFMVGISSAFMSIFLGTAIGIVAGYAGRWTDTALMRTADIVMVMPTLLVLLIMSALFGQLNIWTIVLLIALFRWPGVSRVIRSQTLTLKHRPFIEAAKIAGASHARIIVRHLLPNVLPLALLYMTFRVTSAIVIEAALAFLGFGDPGTVSWGMMLQWVWKTGHMFQALWWLLPPGICISLLTLAFYMLGRAMEEILDPRLRREDPEE, translated from the coding sequence ATGGCGAAAAACGCGACGATCTCGAACAACAATGCCAACCCCATGGACGGCGCCGGATTGCCGGAAGCCTACTGGCAAAGCGCGTTCATGAACAACTGGTCGATGCTCAGCCACCACCTTATCGGCCGGATCGGGATCGCACTGCTGGCCCTTTTCGCGCTGATGGCGGTCGGCAGCTTCGTTCCACCGTTGATCGACCCCATCTACAATCCCATGAGCGGCGTGGATCCCGACATCGCCTATGCCAGTCCGCCCAGCTGGCGGCATTGGCTGGGGACCGATTTCATCGGCCGCGACATCTTCAGCCAACTTCTGGCCGGGGCTCGCATCGCTTTCATGGTGGGTATCTCCTCGGCTTTCATGAGCATCTTCCTCGGCACGGCCATCGGCATCGTGGCCGGCTATGCCGGTCGCTGGACCGACACGGCCCTGATGCGCACGGCCGACATCGTGATGGTCATGCCCACCCTGCTGGTGTTGCTGATCATGTCGGCGCTCTTCGGCCAGCTCAACATCTGGACCATTGTGCTGCTGATCGCTCTGTTCCGATGGCCGGGCGTGTCGCGCGTCATTCGCTCCCAAACCCTCACCTTGAAACACCGGCCGTTCATCGAGGCGGCCAAAATCGCCGGTGCTTCCCACGCACGCATCATCGTGCGTCACCTGTTGCCAAATGTCCTTCCGCTGGCCCTGCTCTACATGACGTTCCGGGTCACATCGGCCATCGTCATCGAAGCCGCGCTGGCCTTTCTCGGATTCGGGGACCCCGGAACGGTCAGTTGGGGCATGATGCTGCAATGGGTTTGGAAAACCGGCCATATGTTTCAGGCCCTCTGGTGGCTGCTGCCGCCGGGGATCTGCATCTCGCTGCTGACCCTGGCCTTTTACATGCTGGGCCGGGCCATGGAAGAGATACTGGACCCGAGGTTGCGCAGGGAAGACCCCGAAGAGTAG